The genomic interval GCGTGGACGAGGTCGAGCAGCGCCGCGCGCGGACGTCGGCGACCGTCCTGGTCAGCGCGAGGCTGGTGCAATTCCTGCAATCGCAGTTCGGGCGCCACGGCCGGCGGATCGGTGAGGTCGCCGACGGTGTGGTCCGGGTCGAGGTCGCGGCGCCGACTCCGCGGTCGATCGCCGAGCAGCTCGCCGGCTGGGGCACGCTGCTGGAGGTCGAGGGCCCCGAGGAGGTCCGGACCGAGCTGGGACGCATCGGCACTGAGCTCGTCGAGCGGTCCGGGGCGCCTGCGTGAGCTGCCGCTGCACGCGACCTCGTCGCTGCCACGCGAGACCCGTCCTCACCGGTCCGATGGCCGCGCGGCGCGCTGAAGCGGTCGGCGGTGCGTCGCAGCTACTCGCTCAGCCCGGGTGCGTCGATGACCTGGACGTCGCCCACACGGCCGCTGCTGATGACCCTCGCCCACCCGTACATGGAGCTCGAGAGGCGACTTCCCGGCTTGTGGGCCACCGCCTCGGCGGGGACCTACACCTCCGCCAGCAGCGACCGCCAGAAGCTGCGCCAGCGGTCGACATCACTGGCGTCGGGCAGGCGCTCGTGGCCGAGGGCGATGCGGACCTTGTCGGGCCGAGTCTGCGAGGCACCGAGCTCCACGCGGGAGCCGTCGGCGAAACCGACCCGCCAGTAGCGGTACGCCCCCTTGTCCGACGTCGCCGGTTCCCGGGCGAGCTCCGCGTCGGTACGCCGGCTGAGGTCGGCGGCGACCTGCAGCCAGCGCGCGAACACGTCGTCGAGGTCGCCCGCGACCGTCCGGCTGGTCGACGTCTGAAACGTTCCGTCGCTCGCCTGTCCGGGCACGCGGCGGCCGATGTGCTGCTCGTAGGCCACGGTCAGCGTCTGGGCCCACCAGTGGGCGACGTCGTCGTCGTCCTGCAGCCGTCGCGCGATCTGCCGGTGGGTCATCGAGCCGGCACCCCACCCGTCGAGGACGGCGCGCCACTCGTCCCAGGTGCGGCCGGTGGCGTCGGCGACGCCATCGAGCTGCATCGTTCGCGTCATGGGATGCTCCTGTGGTCGTCGGTTCGTCAGCCCTCAAGGACGTACAGGGTGTTCCCCTCCGGATCGCGCAGGGAGAACATGGGCGGCACGCCGGGCCAGTGCGACACCTCGGGATCGACGTCGACACCCGCCGTCTGCAACGCAGCGTGGTCCGACGCGACATCGGCCGCGGTCAGCCGAATGCCCGTGTCGCCACCCGCGTGGCCTGGCTCAGGCGTCGCAATCAGTGCGATGGTCGTCGCCCCGCCCCGAGGAGCGATCTCGATCCACCGGCCGGCTGGACCGGGCCCCGTGTCGATGCGGACCTCGAAGCCGATGGTCCCCACGTAGAAGTCGAGCGCCCGGTCCTGGTCTTCGACGTTGATCGCCACAGACCGGATCTGCGTGATGGTCGTGCCTGTCTGCCTGTCCACAGCTGGTCCTCCTGCGTCCTACCCGTCCCCGACGTCGCGGTCAGCCGTACATCAACGAGCCTGGCGTGGTCAGCACCTCGCCGGTCTCCAGCCAGGTCTTCAAGCCGGACAGGATCATCGGCCAGCCGCCGTACAGGTCGCCGCCGGCGTCCTCAGGCAGCTGGTCGTGCGTGACGAGCAGGTGGCAGGAGTCACCGACGGGCTCGATCTCCCAGGTCACCCGCGAGGTGCCCGCCGCCATGGCATCGTCGCTCCACAGGGCCCGGTAGCTCTGGACCAGCCGTCGCGGCGGATCGACCTCCAGGTTCTCACCCTGCAGCAGCGCGCCGTCGAAGCCGGGGTTGACGA from Euzebyales bacterium carries:
- a CDS encoding WYL domain-containing protein, which produces VDEVEQRRARTSATVLVSARLVQFLQSQFGRHGRRIGEVADGVVRVEVAAPTPRSIAEQLAGWGTLLEVEGPEEVRTELGRIGTELVERSGAPA
- a CDS encoding VOC family protein yields the protein MDRQTGTTITQIRSVAINVEDQDRALDFYVGTIGFEVRIDTGPGPAGRWIEIAPRGGATTIALIATPEPGHAGGDTGIRLTAADVASDHAALQTAGVDVDPEVSHWPGVPPMFSLRDPEGNTLYVLEG